Proteins encoded together in one Phyllostomus discolor isolate MPI-MPIP mPhyDis1 chromosome 6, mPhyDis1.pri.v3, whole genome shotgun sequence window:
- the LOC114499102 gene encoding olfactory receptor 5B3-like, producing MKIPRFFFFAFLLKVSCDSQITSMENSTEVTEFILLGLTNSPELQVPLFITFTLIYHITLIGNLGMILLILLDSHLHTPMYFFLSNLSLADLCYSSAVTPAVMAGFLLGHKVISYHACAAQMFFFVTFATVENYLLASMAYDRYAAVCKPLHYTTTMTTGVCACLAIGSYVCGFLNACIHIGITFSLSFCESNVVHHFFCDVPAVMTLTCSDKHIIELILIFISTFNIFLALFVILISYLFIFITILKMHSRQGYQKALSTCTSHLVTVSIFYGNIIIMYLQPSSSHSMDTDKIASVFYTMVIPMLNPVVYSLRNKEVKSAFKKVVEKAKLSLFCCNA from the coding sequence GTATCTTGTGATTCTCAAATCACATCCATGGAGAACAGTACAGAAGTGACTGAATTCATCCTGTTAGGACTAACCAATTCCCCAGAACTACAGGTCCCTCTCTTTATCACGTTCACCCTCATCTACCACATCACTCTGATTGGGAACCTGGGGATGATCCTGTTGATACTGCTGGACTCTCATCTCCACActcccatgtactttttcctcagtAACTTGTCTCTGGCAGATTTGTGTTACTCTTCAGCTGTCACTCCTGCTGTCATGGCTGGATTTCTTCTAGGACACAAGGTCATCTCCTACCATGCATGTGCTGCTCAGATGTTCTTTTTTGTAACCtttgccactgtggaaaattacCTCTTGGCCtccatggcctatgaccgctatgcAGCAGTGTGCAAACCCCTGCATTACACCACCACCATGACaacaggtgtgtgtgcatgtctggcCATAGGTTCCTATGTCTGTGGGTTCCTGAATGCCTGCATCCACATTGGGATAACCTTCAGCCTCTCTTTCTGTGAGTCTAATGTGGtccatcactttttctgtgatgtTCCAGCAGTCATGACTCTGACTTGTTCTGATAAGCATATCATTGAActgattcttatttttatttcaacctttaatatctttcttgctctttttgttATCTTGATTTCCTACCTGttcatatttattaccattttgaaGATGCACTCAagacagggataccagaaggctTTATCTACCTGTACTTCTCACCTTGTTACAGTTTCCATATTTTATGGGAATATCATTATTATGTACTTACAGCCAAGTTCCAGTCattccatggacacagacaaaatCGCATCTGTGTTCTATACCATGGTCATCCCCATGCTGAACCCTGTggtctacagcctgaggaacaaagAGGTCAAGAGTGCATTCAAGAAGGTTGTTGAGAAGGCAaaactgtctctgttttgttgtaATGCATAG